A genome region from Oryzias latipes chromosome 2, ASM223467v1 includes the following:
- the LOC101155832 gene encoding actin-related protein 3, which yields MASRLPACVVDCGTGYTKLGYAGNTEPQFIIPSCIAIKESAKVGDQAQRRMMKGVDDLDFFIGDEAIDKPSYATKWPIRHGIVEDWDLMERFMEQVIFKYLRAEPEDHYFLLTEPPLNTPENREYTAEIMFESFNVPGLYIAVQAVLALAASWTSRQIGERTLTGTVIDSGDGVTHVIPVAEGYVIGSCIKHIPIAGRDITYFTQQLLREREVGIPPEQSLETAKAVKERFSYVCPDLVKEFNKYDTDGSKWIKQYTGINAISKKEFTIDVGYERFLGPEIFFHPEFANPDFTQPISEVVDEVIQNCPIDVRRPLYKNVVLSGGSTMFRDFGRRLQRDLKRTVDARLKISEELSGGKLKPKPIDVQVITHHMQRYAVWFGGSMLASTPEFYQVCHTKKDYEEIGPSICRHNPVFGVMS from the exons ATGGCTAGTCGACTCCCGGCTTGTGTTGTTGATTGCGGAACTGG gtaCACAAAGCTTGGCTATGCAGGAAATACGGAACCTCAGTTCATTATACCTTCAT GTATTGCAATCAAAGAGTCCGCCAAAGTTGGAGACCAAGCGCAGCGCAGAATGATGAAAGGAGTCGACGACCTGGACTTTTTTATCGGCGACGAAGCCATCGACAAGCCATCGTATGCGACAAAG TGGCCCATCCGTCACGGGATCGTGGAGGACTGGGACCTGATGGAGAGATTCATGGAGCAGGTCATCTTCAAGTATCTGCGGGCAGAACCTGAAGACCACTACTTCCTGCTG ACGGAGCCTCCTCTCAACACGCCTGAGAACCGCGAGTACACTGCAGAGATTATGTTTGAGTCCTTCAACGTGCCAGGCCTCTACATCGCTGTTCAG GCTGTTTTGGCACTGGCCGCCTCCTGGACCTCCAGACAGATCGGAGAGCGAACGCTGACGGGAACTGTTATTGACAGCGGCGACGGTGTCACACACGTCATCCCAGTG GCTGAAGGTTACGTCATCGGCAGTTGCATTAAACACATCCCCATCGCCGGGCGAGACATCACCTACTTCACTCAGCAGCTGCTACGAGAGAGGGAGGTGGGAATTCCTCCGGAGCAGTCGCTGGAGACGGCCAAAGCTGTCAAG GAGCGCTTCAGCTACGTCTGTCCGGATCTAGTGAAGGAGTTCAACAAGTACGACACAGACGGCTCTAAGTGGATCAAGCAGTACACCGGGATCAACGCTATCTCTAAGAAGGAGTTCACCATTGATGTTGGATACGAACGCTTCCTCGGTCCAGAGATCTTCTTCCACCCCGAG TTTGCCAACCCAGACTTCACCCAGCCGATCTCGGAGGTGGTGGACGAAGTCATCCAGAACTGTCCCATCGACGTGAGACGCCCACTCTATAAG aatgTCGTTCTGTCCGGAGGCTCCACCATGTTTAGGGACTTCGGCAGACGACTGCAGAGAGACCTCAAGAGGACCGTGGACGCCCGGCTTAAGATCAGCGAAGAGCTAAGTGGTGGCAAATTGAAG CCGAAGCCCATCGACGTGCAGGTCATTACTCACCACATGCAGAGATACGCCGTGTGGTTTGGAGGATCGATGCTGGCATCTACC CCGGAGTTCTACCAGGTGTGTCACACCAAAAAAGACTACGAGGAGATCGGGCCGAGCATCTGTCGCCACAACCCCGTGTTTGGAGTCATGTCTTAG